A genomic region of Synechococcus sp. NOUM97013 contains the following coding sequences:
- a CDS encoding Nif11-like leader peptide family natural product precursor, producing MTKTPVQRFLEHLGRDPVLQVQVEAAVTADEVALLAQQLGYAVSGSDLLMLSRRHAPGVRVTRVDHPGEYPGRYY from the coding sequence GTGACCAAGACGCCTGTTCAGCGTTTTCTGGAGCATCTGGGACGTGACCCTGTGCTCCAGGTGCAGGTTGAGGCCGCGGTGACCGCGGATGAAGTGGCTTTGCTTGCTCAGCAGCTTGGCTATGCCGTCTCAGGAAGCGACCTGTTGATGCTGTCGCGTCGCCATGCACCCGGTGTTCGTGTCACTCGCGTCGATCATCCTGGTGAATACCCAGGCCG